From the genome of Planctomycetota bacterium:
ATCAACAACAGCGGCTTCACCGTCCTGAACGCCAACAATACCTACGCCGGTCAAACCGTCATCCAGGGCGGCCGCATCGATGTCGCCACCGACGCTGGTCTCGGCGCCGGAACCGACACCGAAGCGGACGGCACGATCGTCAAATCCGGCGGTGTGCTGCGACTGGGGCCCGGCGTCGACATGACGCATGAGATGCTCATCCTCGAAAACGGCGGCGAACTGAGCTCCACCACCGGCTCCGGCACCGAAAACGTCTTCACCAACGAAATCAAGCTCGTCGGCTCCGGCGTCATCAATCCGCAGGGCACGCGCAGTCTGCTCTTCAAGGGCGTCATCTCCGGCGACGGCGATCTGATCATCAAACGCGCCAACTATGGAATCTTCTTCAACGACAACACCTACACCGGCAAAACCACGCTCTCGAACGTCAATCTCACCGTCCTGACTTCCAACGGTCTGGGCACCACGGACCAAGGCACGGAACTCATCAGCGGATACCTGTTTCAGGAAGTGCACACCGATGAGGATTTCACCGTCCACGCCCGCGGGACGCTCATGCTCGGCGGGTCGGACACGCCCTACACGAACGAACTGATCTTCTTCGGCGGCACACTCGGCGGAGATCGGCCGCCTTCGTCGCCGAATCTGGTCGACATTCAGTCGCAGGTCCACGCCATCGGCGCGATCACGCTCAACAACGTCAATTCCGGCGGCGTCACCACTCAAATCTCCGGCGGACTCGATGTGCAGGGCGATCTGATCCGCCTCGGGGCCAACGGGCAGATCATCCTCAACAGCGCCGCGACGATCTCCGGAAACGTCGACGTCGGCGGCGACCTGACCGTTCGCCACGCCTACGACGCGCCCGGCGCGCTGACCATCCTCGGCGGCTTCGCGCGGTTCGAAGTCGACCAGTCGGTGGCGGATTTGCGGATCACGTTCAACTCGACCTACTACCTCAGTTCCGCGGACCTGCCTGAATTGCAGACGGGCAACGGCGCGGTACTGACGGTGCTGGCGCCGGAGATCGAGCTTGAGACGGCGATCGACATCGACGCGGACATCGCCGGCGTGCAGGTGATTCATAAGCGCAGCGGCAATCGTCTCGTCGCCTCGAACATCGGCGCATCCAACGACGCCCGCATCGACGTCGAAGCCGGGCAGTACAACGTGGCGGGGGCGACGGGTCTGGGCTCGACCGTCGGCGAAACCTTTGTGGTGGGCAATCTCGGTGACGTGGCGATCAACGCCGGCGTCAGCACCGCCGAGAACTTCCATATCGAAAACGCAAACGGACTGGGTCTGGCCGGCGCCCTGCGCGGGTTCAGCAACGGCGCGACGGTCACGGGCAACATCGAACTGGGCGACGGCGCCACCGTCGGCGCCGGACTCACCATCGCCGGCACCATCAGCGGCGGCACGCTCGAATTCTCGTCCCACGACACACGCACTTTTACCTTCGTCGACGCCCTGATCGCTTCCTCCGGCCACACCTACACCGGCCTGACCCGACTCAACGCGGTGAACCTCTTTCTGATCAACAACGGCGCGCTGGCGTCGACCGCGGGTGTCTTCGTCGGACGCAATTCGCTGTTCGTTCTCGATAACAGCGGGACGGCGAATCTGACGGATCGCCTGGCCGACGACGTGCCTGTTCAGATGGCGTTCGGAACGCTGGAAATCCGCTCGGCCGTGGGCGGATCGAGTTCTGAAACGATCGGCGAAGTCGATCTGCTTCAAAGCAGAAATACGATCAAGGCCACGCTCAGCGGCGGCGGAACCGGCGCCGACCTGACCCTCGGCAACCTCGTGCGATCCGCCGGCGCGACGGCCGACTTCCGCACGACCCCCGCTTCCGGCGCACGCATATTCCTGCCCGGCGTGACGCTCAACGACGGGCTCGTCGGCGGATGGGCCGTCGTCTCCGACAAGAAGGACTTCGCCACGCTGACCGCCAACGGCGTCGAACCGCTCAGCACGACCGGCCGGGCGTCGCAGATCAATGGTGCCGCCGCCGACGCCAACGTCCGCACGACCGTCGCCCTCAATCCGCTCACCGCCGATCAATCGATCAACTCGCTTGTCGTCGATTCCACCAGCGCGATCGATGTGGACCTCGGCGGGCATCTGCTCAACGTCGCCTCCGGCGGCATCCTCAACGCCGGCACGGGTTCGCCGAACCATTCCTACTTCAACGGCTCGCTGACCGCCGGCGGAAGCACGCCCGACGCCGAACTCTTCATTCATGCCAATGTCGTCAAACTGAACATCGCCGCGAACATCGTCGACAACCCCGGCGGAGCCGTGGCGCTGGTGGCGGGCGGGTCGGGCACCGTCAAACTGTCCGGGACGAACACCTACACCGGCGCGACCTACGTCAACACCACGCTCGAAATCGCCAACATCAACGCCATCGCCCCCGGCAGTCCGCTTTATCTGGCCGGGACGTACAAGGTGCTCGACACGGGCGGCGGGGTCCTGCCGCTTGATGAAGTGCATCTGATTGGCGGTACATTTTCCTCCGCCAGCGGAACCTGGAAGTACGATCCGCAGGGCCTCATCGCCGAGTCCGGCACACTGGCGGTCGCGCTGACCGGCAACGCGGACATCATCAAAACCACGCGCGGCCGGCTCCTCATCAGCGGCGTCAACACCAGCTACTCCGGCAACATCGATGTGCAGGAAGGCATTCTCTCCGTCGGCGGGACTGCGGTGCTGGGCTCCGGTGTCACGACGATCCACGACGGCGCGCAGCTTAACCTGTACAGCTCCACCGCCGGGGGCAACATCGACCTCGCCGGCGGCATCGTCTATCTGCAGAACACCGGCCTGTCATGGTCCGGCTCGCTTCACGTCAGCGCCGAATCGACCTTCGTCGGCTACCAGCCCGATGTTTATCCCATGCGCATCGCGGCGACGAATCTGCTGGCGAATCTGAGCGGCGACGGAAACCTGCACATCGACGCGCTGACCGGCACCGTCTCCCTCAAGGGCGACAACGCCGACTACACCGGCGCGATGATCGTCGAGAGCGGCACGCTGATCAATGCGTCGCTTGACACGGGCATGGGCTCGATCGTGGTCAAACACGGCGGGGCGTATCAGGAAACGGCAGCAACAAGCCGCGTGATCCATCTTGACGGCGGCGTGGCGTCGGGGTCGGCGATGAGTTCGCATGTGGTGGCCGAAGCGGGTGCGGGTTTAGGCGTGCAAACCTTCACCGGCACGCTGGACATCAATGACGGCGTGCAACTGCTCACCTATAACACGATCAACGAAACCATCAGCGGGCGCGTCAATGTGCGGGGTCACACCGCGATGCGCGGTTTGTCGACGACCGTGACGCTCAATGGTCTGATCGCCTCCGATGCGCCGGACGCCGTGCTGGATCTGCGCGTCAGCGATGTATTCAGTCTCTCAGCCAGCTACCTCGTGCATGACGGACAGAGCTTGACGATCCTGCGCGACGGGCAGACCGCCACGCTGGCCGTCAGCGGCGCCGGCAAGTCCGTCGGCGGCGCCGGTGCGATTCACGACAGCGTCGCCTTGAAAAACAATGCGGCGCTCAATCCCGGCAATTCTCCCGGAACGCTCATGATCGACGGCGCCCTGACGATGGACACAACCGTCACGACCACGATGGAGTTCGCCGCCGACGGAGCGCATGACCGGGTCGACGTGTCTGGCGACGTGGCTCTCGCCGGTCACCTGAATCTGCTGCTCGACGCCGACTTTTCGCCCGTCGCCGGCCAGGTCTTCCCGCTGCTGACATACGAAGGAAATCGCACGGGTCGCTTCACGTTCGCCACCGGCCCGGGGCTGATCGATCAACTGGCGATGCTGCTGCTTTACGACGACGACCCCGGCGGCGTGACGGGCGAAGTGGTCGCCCGGGCGACGCTGCTCGGCGACGCGAACGTCGATGGCAAGGTCGACATCAGCGATCTGGTCCTGCTCGCCAAAAATTTCGGCGCTCTCGGCTCGATGGACTGGTTCGATGGCGATTTCAACTTCGACGGCACTGTCGACATCAGCGACCTCGTCCTGCTGTCCAAGAACTTCGATCTGACGGATCCCCCGGCCGCGTCGTTGATGATCTCGGTCGGCAATGTGCCCGAGCCCGCCACGCTGGGGCTTTTATTCGCCGGTCTGGCGAGCATGGGGCGATCTGCGCGGCGACAGGTTCGGCGCAAATAGATAGGAAGACAGCGAACGAGGAGTCGTCATGATGTCCATGTCATTCCGGGCGCGATGGACCCAAAGGGGACGGATGATCGCTTGTTGCGCCGCGGCGTTGTGGCTCGCCGGTTCCGCTGGAAACGCCCATGCGGAGATTGAAGCGCACTGGCTCAACGCCTTGACCGGGTCATGGGGACAGACGGCGATGTGGTCGACGAATCCCGTGTTCCCCAACAACGGCAGTCCGAATCCCGGCGACTTGTATGACGTATATTTCGACGCGACCGGTGCGGCCTACATCGTCAGTGCCACGCAGAACGTGACGCTCTCGAGTCTGACCCTCAACTCCCCCGACGCCACCATCGAAGACTACAGCGGCAAAACAATGGAGATCGGCGTCCTGCACGTCGACGCCAGCCGCTTCAAAATCGGCGGCGGCTCCACCCTGCTCAACACGCGCATCGAAACCGCCGGCGACGGCCGCGTCCTGCTTCAACTCTTGCACGGTTTCTCCGTCTTCGATAACGTCACGCTTGCCGGCAACCTCACCGCGCAGTCAAGCAATGACATGATCATCCGCAACGGCCTGACGCTCGACGGCGGAGCGATCAATGTCAATCCGCTCGCCGGGATGTATTTTCAGGGCGCCGGCGGACTGAACGGAACCGGCACAATCACCTTCGGCACCGGCACCTCCAACCCTGGCTACATCGAGCCGGACCCGGACCACGCACTGGTCATCGCTTCGGGCATCACCATCCAGACCGGCACCGCCAGCGGCGTCTTCGGCGGCATGAACCCCGATGCGCAGACACAGCAAGTGATCAACAACGGAACTATTCAGGCCTCGGCGGGACAGCAAATCTCGTTCAATGTCGCGTCCTTCGTCAATCAAGGCCTGACGCGCACCAATGGCGGGACGCTGAGCATCTACGCGGATTGGACCAATCTCGGAACGATCGAATTGAACGGCGGCATCCTCGAACTGGGCGGACAATTTGCCTGGAGCGATCTGGGCAACATTCAGCGCACCGGCGGCGAAGTGAGGATCACCGGAGTTTTCGACAATTCCGGCCAGACGCTTCTGCTCGACGCGCAGACGGGGTCGTGGGATCTGAATGGCGGGACCATCGTCGGCGGCACGATTCAGGCCACCGGCGGCGCGGCCTTCATTCCGCACTACGGCACGCTTGACGGCGTCACGCTTGACACGCCCACGACCGGCGCATTCAAAATCACCAATGGACTGACGCTGCTGAAGGATCTGACGCTCACTGGCACGCTGAGCGTGGCTGACACACAGACCATCGACGGCCACGCGACCATTCACGCGCAGGGTTCGAACGCGCGCATCGATGCCGGCGGCCCGGGGTTTCAATCGCTCACGACCGGGCCGGGCATCGTGATTTCCGTCGATCCCGGCGCGTCGCTTCTGATCGGCTCCGCGACCAATAATCCGCTGGCTTTTGACAATCAAGGTACGATCAATGTCGAGGGAGGTACGCTGGCATTGTCGTTCGAGCAGTTCACCAACACCGGCACGATTCATCTCAACGCCGGGACACTCAATCTCGGCAGACAATTCACGACCGCCGCGCTGAATCATTTCGACCGCATGCCCGGCACGACCGTCAACCTTGTCGGTACGCTCGACAACACCGGCGCGACGCTGAATCTTGCGAGTCTCGGCGGGGCGTGGCATCTCGGAGCCGGGGCGCGGATCGCCGGAGGATCGATCCAGACCGATGCGACCAACGCGCTGCTGATCGATGTCCTGCCCGGCGGCGTGACGACCTATCCCGTCCTGCAGGACACGAATCTAAGCGGCCCGTTGACGCTGGATGTGAATCAGGTATTGCAGGTCGAAGGCACGCTCAACCTCGAAGCCGGGTCGACGCTCTCGATGCTCAGCACGTCGAGCCCGATCGCCGGCGCGACGATCATCGGTGCGGCGAACTCGGTGATCGACGGTCCGGGCGAAATCGTGTTCAACGGGTCGGGCTCCAGCAGCCGCATCAAGCCCGGCGCCGGAACGATGACCTTCGGCGCCGATCTGGTGATCCGCACCGGCGCCACCGGCGGCGCCATCGGCGCTAATTCCTCCCCGTCCGCACCGCGATTCATCGTCAACAACGGCCTCATCTCCGCGCAGACTCCCGGTACGACCATCACCATCAGCAACAATCTCGCCACCGACCTGTTCACCAACAACGGCATCGTCGAAGCCGCCAACGGCGCGAGCGTCGTCATCGCCAATCACTGGGCAGGCGCGGGTCTGCTTCGCGCCCTTGGCGGCAGTCTTTACCTCGGCGGCACGTTTACCGGCGCGGATGTCCAGAACATGCAGAACGTCGGCGGCCACATCGTGCTGCGTCAGGGCACGCTCGACAACACCGGCAACACGCTGATGCTCAACAGCACCACCGGGTCGCTCGAACTGGGTCAGGCCGGGATCCTGATGGGCGGAACGGTCGTCGGCGCCGACGGGGCTGGGCTGATTGCGATTATTGACGGCAGCAGCGCCACGCTGCAGGATGTTCAAATCGACGCGCCGCTGACGATGATGCGCGAGGTCTATGTCAAGGGTCACGTCTTCTTCAACGGCGCGGTCACGATGAACGGCTTCAATCTCCGCTCGCTCGATCATGATGTCATCGACGGCGCCAGCGCGATCAATCTCACCGGCTCGATTCTCAGTCAGTCCAACCACGCACTGACCATCGGGAGCGGCCTGACTTTCACGGATACGACCAAGGCGTTGACCGTCGGCGACTCGAGCGGCATATTCACCAATCACGCCGCCTTCGCGGCGGATGGCGCCGCGGCGTCGCTCGAGTTCAAGGGCCAGAGCTTCGCCAACGATGGCGTGCTTTCGGCGCTCAACGGCGGCAAGATCAAGATCAGCGCGACGCAGTGGTCCAACACCGGCGCGATCCATCTCAATGGCGGAACCCTCGAACTCGCCGGGGCTTTCTCAACCGCCGGCCTCGGAGCCATCGACAATGTCGGCGGTGCGATCATCCTCACCGGCACGCTCGACAACACCGGCGCGACGCTCAAGCCCGACGCCACGATCGGCGACCTGACACTCAACGGCGGAACGATCACCGGCGGCATCATTGACCTGTCCATGGGCCATCTGATCTACGCCGGCAACACCAAAAACAAGATCAGCGGATCGCAAATCCTCGGCCCGCTCGATCTGACCACGGACGGCGCGAAACTCACTGTCGAAAACGGCGTCGCCTTCAATGGCATCGCCAACGTGACCGGTTCAGGCGCCGCGTTGAACATTGATGTTTCGAGTTTGCCCGACGATGTGCTGATCCATCTCGGCGACGCGACGGGATTTGCGCGGACTTTGACTTTGTCGATGGCGGATACGTTCACGCTCGGAGCGGATGCGCTTGTGCGGGGCGGCAATGCGACCGTCAACTCCCACGGCAGCGTCGATCCGAACGGGCCGGTGATCAACTTGGGCGAAATCCGTGCCGACATCAACGGGCAGACGCTCATCCTGGCGCCCCGGACGCTGCGTAACCACGGCATGATGAACGCACAGACGGGCGGCATCCTCGAGGTTTACAATTCGACGGCTTTCACGAACGAAACCGACGGAACGATGCACGCCGCCGGCGGCACCCTCTGGATCGACGCAAGCAACTGGACGAACAACGGCCTGATCGACGCGGTCAACGGCAGCACATTCATCCTTGCGCGAACATGGACCAATACCGGTTCGATTAATGTCGCGGATTCGACGCTTGAAATCCGCAATTCGTCGACCACGCCCGGGAACATCACCGCCGTCGATTCGCTCATCAAGGTGACCGACAGCGCGACGACCGCATTCCTGCATCAGATTCAGTCGACCAATGTGAGCTATTCGGTAATCGGCGGAATCGTGACGAATACCAGCGATGTCATCACGCTCGACGCGCCGTGGGCCATTGGATCGAACGGCCAGATCAAGGGCGGCGTGATCGAGGACTTTGACGGCTCGCCGATGATGATCAGTGCAGGAGCGAGCGCCAGCACGTTTGACAGCGTCACACTCAACGGCAACGTCGTTGTCAATCCGGGAGCAACGCTGTTGCTGACAAAGACCATCTCGCTTGGCGCCAACGCCACGATCAGTCTCGTGAGCACCGCGGCCGACGGCGTGGCCACGCTCCGGGATGGCACGAGCACCGGCATTGTCGGGTCGGGCCAGATCGTCCTGAACGGCTCTGACGACGCAAATCAGATCACTTATTACAACATCATCGGGAACGGCGTCACGCTGCGCACCGGCACAACGGGGGGCACGATCGCCAACGGCATCAACGCCGGGCTGGTCCTCGTTGAAACGCCCGGTGCGACGGTGACGCTGCTTTCGTCCTTCCGCAACGCCGGCGTCGTTCGCGTGACGGATGGGCAGGTTGTCCTTGGCGCCGCCACCGGTCCTTTCACTTCGCTTACGGGCTCTTTCATCGGCAGCTACGAACGCACCGGCGGGACCATCTCGATCGCCGCCAAGACCATCAGCAATAGCGGCAATGTCATCGACTTGGACAAGATGGGCGACGTGTCGCTGCTGTCCGGTACGCAGATCACAGGTGGGACGATTCGCTCGCACAATGGGCACGAACTGATCTTCACGACGACGGGCGCGTTTTTCTCGAGCGTCGTGCTCGATGCGGATGTGCGCGTGCTGGCGGGGGCGAGTGGGGCAGCGCCGAATGTGGCGGGGCACCGGATCACGCTTGAAGGTGCGGCGGACATGGACGCGACGGTCGGGCTGCCTTCGACGTTCCACGGTCAGGTGTTTCTGGCTGGGTCGGACAACGCCAATCGCATCGGCCTGACCAATTTCCCCAACGCAACGATCAACAGCGACACGCTCATCGAAACGCAGACGACCGGCGGCGTATTGGATATGGCGGCGAGCCCGTCACTGGGGTTGATCAATCTCGGAACACTTCGTGCGAACGTCGACGGCAGCGTCGTCACCGTGATGTCGAGGCTGCTCGGCAATTACAGCGCGTTTGCTAATCAGGGGCAGATTGAAGTGACGAATGGCGCCCGAATTGAAGGGGTCGCGTTAAGCACATCGACGCAGCCGTGGTTCGATCAGACGGCTGGGGCACTGAAGCTCGATCAAGGCACCTTCGCCACGCCGGACCGCGCACGCATCCGAGGTGGCGTCGTCGAAGGGCGCGGTGTGATCGAAGGCGATGTGGAACTCAAAGGCACGGGCGTGCTTCGGCTCGGCGTGACGGGCGGGGCGCCGGGGGCGCTGATGATTGAGGGGGATTTGAGCATCACCGAGCCGACCGCAAAGGTCGATGTCGTGATCGACGGCATCGGGGGCTTGAGCGAACACAATCGCGTCGACGTCACGGGTGATGTGACACTGGGCGGCATGCTGGCGTTGTCGCTGGCGGACGGTTACACGCCGACGGCGGGGGATGTATTCACACTGCTGACCTATGGCGGGACGCGGACGGGGCGATTCGATGAAGTGACGGGTGCGGGGTTGCTGGGCGATTTGGCGCTGTTGGTGCTTTACGACGACGATCCGGGCGGCGTGGCAGGGGAAGTGGTGGCGCGGGCGACGATGCCGGGCGACTCGAATGCGGACGGACGCGTGGACATTTCGGATCTGGTGGTGCTGGCCCGGAACTTCGGCGCGATCGGCACGATGGACTGGTTCGACGGAGACTTTAACCTCGATGGCAAGGTCGATATCAGCGACCTGGTGCTGCTGGGCAGGAACTTTGATCTGCATGATCCGGCGGCGGCGGCGCTGGCGATTCGCGTGGACAACGTGCCGGAGCCGGGGATGGCGATGATATGGCTTATGTCGGGCGCGGGAGTTATGAGGCGCTTCGGTCGACGCTGCCGCGCTCGGCACTAGCGCGGGGCGGGTCCGGCGGCGCGTGGATCGTGCCCGAGCCGACATCGTCACTCATCGTTGCGCTGCTCGACGCGCCTTCACAAACACCCTTTTTTATCGAACAAAATAAACAAATCCGCCTGTAAAAACATCACGGATTTTACTTGTGGTTTTTATATTAGGATTTTAGGATCAGGATCGATCGCGGGGTCGGCGGTTGATCATTTCATTTCGTATCGGGACCGCAATGGGGCTGCGCAGTCGGCCCGCATGGGGGTATGCACGATGGCGACGTATCACAGATGCGCGTCGGTGTGTGTGTGGGTCGGCACGGTGGTGTCGGTGCTCGTTGTCACATCATTGCCGCCGGGGGCGCGGGCGGCGATCGTGACCTCGGGTCAGGTTTCGCCGGCATGGAACGGCACGGATCCGTGGAACACCGGCTCAACCCTGGCGATCGCCTTCACCGGCACCGGCTCGATGACCGTGACCAACGGCAGTCACGTCAACAGCCCCAATTCCACGCTCGGCACCTCGCTCAATTCCGTCGGCACCGCGACGGTCAACAACGCCTTCTGGCAAACCTCGACGCTGACCGTCGGCGGCACGGGCCAGGGCATCATCAACGACCTCAACGGCGCCAGCGTGTCGTCTTCATCGACCATCACCATCGGTCTGAACGACAGCGCCGTGCAGAGCAGCATCGTCGTTGACAACAGTGCCCAGTTGACCGCCACCGGCGCGATGACGATCGGCTCCGCCGGCAAGGGACTGCTCAAGCTCGATCACGGCGGCACCGCCTCCAACACCAGCGCCACCCTCGGCTCCGCCGCCACCGGCGTCGGCGATGCGCAAATCCTCAACGGCATATGGACCAACACCGGCATTCTCACCGTCGGCGGCAGCGGTCACGGATCACTGACCATCGGCTCCGCCGGCCACGTCACCAACACTGAGGCCGACATCGCGCTCAACGCCAACTCGGTGGGCGTCGTGACCGTCGACGGCGGCACATGGACGAACAGCGGCTTTTTGATCGTGGGTAAAGCGGGCGCCGGCGAGCTGTACATTCACTCCGGAAGCACCGTCAACAGCAGCACCTCAAGTTATCTCGGCTTTCAGAGTATGTCCTCCGGTCTCGTCGAAGTGGATGGCGGCGTATGGCACACCAACATCATCCTGGAAATCGGACAATCAGGCAGCGGAACGCTGCACATTTCCAACGGCGGCGTGGTGACCGATGACGATGGCTACCTCGGCGACAGCGGCTCCTCCTCTGGAACGGCGACCGTCGAAAACGGCACGTGGACCAACAACGGGTATCTGATCGTCGGATCCAACGGCGTTGGCTTCCTCGACATTGGCGCCGGCGGGCACGTGTCTTCGGGGGCGTTCGCCGATATCGGCGGCGGGGGTATCGGGAGCGTGACCGTCGAAGGCAATGATGCACGACTCGATGTCGCCATGGACTTGACCTTGGGACAGACAGGGACTTCGAAGGGGACGATGGTGATCAAAGACGGTGGTGTCGTGACCGACCAACGCGGATTTGTGGCCTTCGGCACCAATACCAACGCGGCTGTCTCGATCATCGGCGACGGCTCCAAGTGGATCAACCTCGGAGATGTCGGCGTCGGCGATGACACGGGCCAGAACTAAGGAACGGGTACCGTCACGATCCTCGAAGGCGCCGAGATGGATGTTGGCAAATCGTTGTACATCGGGGCCAGGGGTACGGTGAACATCCTCGGCGGAACGCTCCGTCTCACCGGGGACACGCCGTTTGTCTTAAGAGTCGGCGGCCAGCTTGAGTTCAACACGGGTACCATCGCGTATGACGGCGACCTGAACTTCGGCTCGCTTGCATACGGCAAGCTACTGACGCTGTTCCCCACGCGCACAATACCGACTTACCAGGGCTTTGAAGTCGCCGGTGCCTTCACGCTCGGCGAAGTCATCACCGTCGACGGCGGCACGCTGAGCTTCGGCTCGCTCCTGAACGCCGGCTATCTCGATTTTCAGAAGGGCACGATCAACGTGCTCTCCGCCGATGTGAACATCGGGTCCTCCGGCTTGTTCGGCCCGTCCGTCGTTCTCGACGCCACGAAAACCATCAACGTCTCCAACAATGTCACGCTCAATTCCATCGGCACCGTCGATCTCAAAGGCGGCATCTTCAGCGGCGGGGTGATCGACAATCAGGGGCTCATTCTTCTGGAAAGCCCGCTGGGCGGATTGGCCGGCGGAACGCTTTCCAACAGCGGGCTCGTCACAGGTTCGGGACGCATCGACAATGCCCTGGCGAATCAAGCGAGCGGACAGGTGCGCGTCCTCGCCGGGCAGGACCTGCGTTTCACCGGCAGCGCGCCGCATGATAACGCCGGCCTGATCGAGTCCGTCGCCGGCGTCATGGAGTTTACGGATCATCTGACCAATGAAGCGGTGGGCCGCATCACCGGACGTGATGCGCTTTATGTCTTTACCGGCGGGCTGAACGACCTCGGTCAGCTTAATTTCACCGGCGGAACCAATGATGTGTACGGCGATGTCGATGTCGCAGGCGGCGGTCGCATCACGACCTCCGGCCCGACCGGCACGACCAGCAATTTCTTCGGTAATGTGCATCACAACGGCCAGCGCATTCAGACTGCGGCGGGGAACATGAGCGTGTTCTTCGGCGATGTCACAGGGGCCGGGGCGTTCACCGGCACGGGTACGGTGCGCTTCGAGGGAACCTACTCGCCCGGCAACAGCCCGGCGGTGGTGAGCTTCGGCGGCGACATGCAGATGGGCGATGCGTCCGAGTTGAAAATGGATCTGGCCGGCAGCCCCAACAAGCCCGGGCTCAGCCCCACGAGCGATGAACTGATCATCACCGACGACGTCGCGCTCGATGGCAAACTCAAGTTGAATCTCGCCCCTGATTTCGCCCCGATCGCCGGACAGATTTTTCCGCTGCTGGCATTCGGCGGCGATCGCACCGGCCGCTTCGATGACATCGACGGCCAGGGTTTGCTCGGCCAGGTCGCTCTGCTGGTGCTTTACGATGACGATCCGGGCGGCATCGACAACGAAGTGATCGCCCGCGCGACGATGCTCGGTGACGCCGATGTCAGCGGCCGCGTCGATATCAGCGATCTGGTGATCCTCGCCAAGAACTTCGGGGCGGCAGGACAGATGGACTGGTTCGATGGCGACTTCAATTTCGATGGCAAAGTGGACATCAGCGACCTGGTGCTGCTGGGCAAATACTTTGATCTGAGCGACCCGGCGGCGACCC
Proteins encoded in this window:
- a CDS encoding PEP-CTERM sorting domain-containing protein (PEP-CTERM proteins occur, often in large numbers, in the proteomes of bacteria that also encode an exosortase, a predicted intramembrane cysteine proteinase. The presence of a PEP-CTERM domain at a protein's C-terminus predicts cleavage within the sorting domain, followed by covalent anchoring to some some component of the (usually Gram-negative) cell surface. Many PEP-CTERM proteins exhibit an unusual sequence composition that includes large numbers of potential glycosylation sites. Expression of one such protein has been shown restore the ability of a bacterium to form floc, a type of biofilm.), with translation MSDLLMSLLLIIGAMPAGAQTNDTWKADAGGDWSDLANWLNGMPPNDGGVATFPDVLSNIANINLDIPVELSGLVFDSAYTINLNPTTGSLTFANGVDTATIDNTHGAHALGAFTLNSNLAINNTSETLTFGGVISGPGGLINNSGFTVLNANNTYAGQTVIQGGRIDVATDAGLGAGTDTEADGTIVKSGGVLRLGPGVDMTHEMLILENGGELSSTTGSGTENVFTNEIKLVGSGVINPQGTRSLLFKGVISGDGDLIIKRANYGIFFNDNTYTGKTTLSNVNLTVLTSNGLGTTDQGTELISGYLFQEVHTDEDFTVHARGTLMLGGSDTPYTNELIFFGGTLGGDRPPSSPNLVDIQSQVHAIGAITLNNVNSGGVTTQISGGLDVQGDLIRLGANGQIILNSAATISGNVDVGGDLTVRHAYDAPGALTILGGFARFEVDQSVADLRITFNSTYYLSSADLPELQTGNGAVLTVLAPEIELETAIDIDADIAGVQVIHKRSGNRLVASNIGASNDARIDVEAGQYNVAGATGLGSTVGETFVVGNLGDVAINAGVSTAENFHIENANGLGLAGALRGFSNGATVTGNIELGDGATVGAGLTIAGTISGGTLEFSSHDTRTFTFVDALIASSGHTYTGLTRLNAVNLFLINNGALASTAGVFVGRNSLFVLDNSGTANLTDRLADDVPVQMAFGTLEIRSAVGGSSSETIGEVDLLQSRNTIKATLSGGGTGADLTLGNLVRSAGATADFRTTPASGARIFLPGVTLNDGLVGGWAVVSDKKDFATLTANGVEPLSTTGRASQINGAAADANVRTTVALNPLTADQSINSLVVDSTSAIDVDLGGHLLNVASGGILNAGTGSPNHSYFNGSLTAGGSTPDAELFIHANVVKLNIAANIVDNPGGAVALVAGGSGTVKLSGTNTYTGATYVNTTLEIANINAIAPGSPLYLAGTYKVLDTGGGVLPLDEVHLIGGTFSSASGTWKYDPQGLIAESGTLAVALTGNADIIKTTRGRLLISGVNTSYSGNIDVQEGILSVGGTAVLGSGVTTIHDGAQLNLYSSTAGGNIDLAGGIVYLQNTGLSWSGSLHVSAESTFVGYQPDVYPMRIAATNLLANLSGDGNLHIDALTGTVSLKGDNADYTGAMIVESGTLINASLDTGMGSIVVKHGGAYQETAATSRVIHLDGGVASGSAMSSHVVAEAGAGLGVQTFTGTLDINDGVQLLTYNTINETISGRVNVRGHTAMRGLSTTVTLNGLIASDAPDAVLDLRVSDVFSLSASYLVHDGQSLTILRDGQTATLAVSGAGKSVGGAGAIHDSVALKNNAALNPGNSPGTLMIDGALTMDTTVTTTMEFAADGAHDRVDVSGDVALAGHLNLLLDADFSPVAGQVFPLLTYEGNRTGRFTFATGPGLIDQLAMLLLYDDDPGGVTGEVVARATLLGDANVDGKVDISDLVLLAKNFGALGSMDWFDGDFNFDGTVDISDLVLLSKNFDLTDPPAASLMISVGNVPEPATLGLLFAGLASMGRSARRQVRRK